Genomic window (Bosea vaviloviae):
CTGAGCAATGAGTCGACCTAGCGAATCTGACGAAACGGCTGTGTCTGGTGACACACCGTTCCTGCTGTTTTCCGCGAACGCGCATGGGAGGCTCGCATAGAGACCCTGCGGCGCGGCTTCGCTCAATCTGCTGCATCTCCCCTCACCGTTTCCGATTGCCCGGCCGTCGCCTCACGCATGCCCTGCCGCAGGGTTTGGACCAGTTTGTTGAGCGCGATCATCTGGGGCACGTCGAAGCCGGAATGGCGCAGCAGCGCGTCGGTCAGGCAGCCCGTCTTGGGATGCAGGCTCGCCCCCTTCTGCGTGAGATGCACCTCGACCAGGCGCTCGTCGGTGCTGCTGCGCCGGCGGGTGAGAAACCCCGCTGCCTCGAGCCGCTTGACCGCCGGCGTGATCGTGCTGGGTTCGAGCGCCAGCCGCTCGCCGATCGCCCCGATCGTCAGCCCGTCCTTCTCCCAGACGACGCTCAGCACGAGATACTGCGTGTAGGTCACGCCAAGCCCGTCCAGCATCGGCTTATAGACGCGCAGGATCGCCAGCGAGGCGGAAGCAAAAAGCCGCTTCAGCCGTGCCTCAAACGACCCGACTGGCCAGCAACAACCGGAGACGCCACAAGCGGTGACGGCTTCGCCTACGCCGCGACGCGTGCACTCATCGTCAGCAGCTCGTAACGCGCGACGGTCTCGTCATCCTGGTTGAAGACCTCGGCGTCCCAGCGCACCTCGCCATATTCCGGCTTCCGTGCTGCCTGCTTCTGTTTGACCGTGAGGCGGACGCGGATCGCGTCGCCCGGCGAGACCGGCTTGAGGAAGCGCAGGTTGTCGAGGCCGTAATTGGCCAGGAGCGGTCCCGGCGCCGGATCGACGAAAAGCCCCGCGGCGAAGGCGAGGATGAGATAGCCATGGGCGACCCGGCCGGGGAAGAACGGGTTCGCCTTGGCCGCCTCCTCGTCCATATGCGCGTAGAAGGTATCGCCGCTGAAATGAGCGAAGTGCTCGATGTCGTCGAGCGTGACCGCGCGCGCACCGGTCTCGACCGTGTCGCCGACGGTCAGGGCGTCGAAGTCCAGCTTGAAGGGGTGGGTTGCCGCGACCGGCGCGGGAGCGCCCTTGATCCAATTGCCCGTCAGCAGCGAGAGGCGCCCGGGCGAGCCCTGCAAGGCCGTGCGCTGCATATAGTGGAACACGCCGCGCAGGCCGCCGAGCTCCTCGCCGCCGCCGGCGCGACCGGGACCGCCATGAAGCAGATATGGCAGCGGCGAGCCGTGGCCCGTCGATTCCTTGGCGCAGTCGCGGTCGATGACGAGCAGGCGGCCATGATAGGAGGCCATGCCGAAGATCAGCGCCTCAGCCACCGCCTGGTCATAAGTGAAGACCGACGCCACCAGGCTGCCCTCGCCCATCGCCACCAGCGCGACGGCTTCATTCAGGCTGTCATAGGCCATCAAGGTCGCGACGGGGCCGAAGGCTTCCGTCGTGTGCGCATGGCGGGCCTCGCGCGGTTTGGCGCAACGCAGCAGCACCGGCTGCATGAAGGCTCCCGCCGCGATATCGCCGCCGATGACCGCGCCGCCCGCCGGATCGCCGCACAGGATCTCAGCCTCGCCTGCGATCTGCGCCACTTTCGCGCGGACGTCTTGGCGCTGGGCCAGGCTCACCAGCGGCCCCATGCGGACCTCCTCAAGACGCGGGTCGCCGAGCTTGATCGCGGCAAGCTGGGCGGTCAGCGCCTCGCCGACGGCTGTCTCCAGCTCGCGCGGAACGAAGATGCGGCGGATCGCCGTGCATTTCTGGCCAGCCTTCACCGTCATCTCGCGCACGACCTCCTTCACGAAGAGATCGAATTCGGGCGTGCCGGGACCTGCGTCCGGGCCGAGCACCGCGGCATTGAGGGAATCGCGCTCGGCGATGAAGCGTACGGCGTTGCGCGAGACCACCGGGTGGTTGCGCAGCTTCTCCGAGGTGCCGAGCGAGCCGGTGAAGGAGAGCACGTCCTGCCCCGTGAGATGGTCGAGCAGGTCGCCGGTCGCGCCACAGACGAACTGCAAGGCACCTGCCGGCAGAATGCCGGACTCGACGATCAGGCGGATGACGGCTTCGGTGACATAGGCTGTCGCCGTCGCTGGCTTGGTGATGACAGGAACGCCGGCGATCAACGCGGGCGCGAGCTTCTCCAGCATGCCCCAGCACGGGAAGTTGAAGGCGTTGACGTGGACGGCGACGCCCTGGAGCGGGGTCAGCACATGGAGGCCGACGAAGCTGCCGCCCTTGGACAACGCCTCGCTTGCACCTTCCACGACGAAACGCTCGCTCGGCAGATCCCGCCGCCCGCGCGAGGCATAGGCGAACAGCGTGCCGATGCCGCCGTCGATATCGATCAGGTTGTCGCGCTTCGTCGCGCCGGTCTCGGC
Coding sequences:
- the paaZ gene encoding phenylacetic acid degradation bifunctional protein PaaZ gives rise to the protein MTAILQSYALDQWFEASSGLVDIPSAIDGRVVARASSTGLDFAAVVAHARDVGGPALRALNFHQRADLLKALATYLNTHKEPLYALAAETGATKRDNLIDIDGGIGTLFAYASRGRRDLPSERFVVEGASEALSKGGSFVGLHVLTPLQGVAVHVNAFNFPCWGMLEKLAPALIAGVPVITKPATATAYVTEAVIRLIVESGILPAGALQFVCGATGDLLDHLTGQDVLSFTGSLGTSEKLRNHPVVSRNAVRFIAERDSLNAAVLGPDAGPGTPEFDLFVKEVVREMTVKAGQKCTAIRRIFVPRELETAVGEALTAQLAAIKLGDPRLEEVRMGPLVSLAQRQDVRAKVAQIAGEAEILCGDPAGGAVIGGDIAAGAFMQPVLLRCAKPREARHAHTTEAFGPVATLMAYDSLNEAVALVAMGEGSLVASVFTYDQAVAEALIFGMASYHGRLLVIDRDCAKESTGHGSPLPYLLHGGPGRAGGGEELGGLRGVFHYMQRTALQGSPGRLSLLTGNWIKGAPAPVAATHPFKLDFDALTVGDTVETGARAVTLDDIEHFAHFSGDTFYAHMDEEAAKANPFFPGRVAHGYLILAFAAGLFVDPAPGPLLANYGLDNLRFLKPVSPGDAIRVRLTVKQKQAARKPEYGEVRWDAEVFNQDDETVARYELLTMSARVAA
- a CDS encoding MarR family transcriptional regulator gives rise to the protein MTYTQYLVLSVVWEKDGLTIGAIGERLALEPSTITPAVKRLEAAGFLTRRRSSTDERLVEVHLTQKGASLHPKTGCLTDALLRHSGFDVPQMIALNKLVQTLRQGMREATAGQSETVRGDAAD